One region of Vibrio sp. FE10 genomic DNA includes:
- a CDS encoding cold-shock protein, with the protein MSNTVTGTVKWFNETKGFGFIQQENGPDVFAHFSAITGDGFKTLAEGQKVEFVVSQGQKGPQADSIKVL; encoded by the coding sequence ATGTCTAACACAGTTACTGGTACAGTAAAATGGTTCAACGAAACTAAAGGCTTCGGCTTCATTCAACAAGAAAACGGTCCAGACGTATTCGCACACTTCTCTGCAATCACAGGCGACGGTTTCAAAACTCTTGCTGAAGGCCAAAAAGTTGAGTTCGTAGTATCTCAAGGTCAAAAAGGCCCACAAGCTGACAGCATCAAAGTACTTTAA
- the folE gene encoding GTP cyclohydrolase I FolE, whose protein sequence is MSGLSESAKLVKDALASRGLETPMRPNQVSREEKKERIEHHMREILTLLELDLADDSLEETPQRIAKMYVDEIFSGLDYANFPKITVIENKMGVREMVRVKDITVTSTCEHHLVTIDGKTAVAYIPQGKIIGLSKINRIVRFFAQRPQVQERMTQQILVALQTLLETDDVAVTMDAVHYCVKSRGVMDATSETTTTALGGIFRSNPATRHEFLHGLR, encoded by the coding sequence ATGTCAGGTCTTAGCGAATCAGCGAAGTTGGTTAAAGATGCGCTAGCAAGCCGCGGATTAGAGACACCAATGCGTCCTAATCAGGTTAGCCGAGAAGAGAAAAAGGAACGAATCGAACACCATATGCGTGAGATTCTAACTCTCCTTGAACTTGATCTTGCAGATGACAGTCTGGAAGAAACACCACAACGTATTGCGAAAATGTATGTGGATGAGATTTTCTCTGGTTTGGATTACGCCAATTTCCCTAAAATCACCGTGATCGAAAACAAGATGGGTGTTCGTGAGATGGTACGAGTAAAAGACATTACCGTGACCAGCACATGTGAGCATCACTTAGTAACCATTGATGGTAAAACTGCAGTGGCTTACATTCCGCAAGGTAAGATCATTGGTCTTTCGAAGATCAACCGAATCGTTCGTTTCTTTGCTCAGCGTCCACAAGTTCAAGAACGTATGACGCAGCAAATCCTTGTAGCATTACAAACGCTACTAGAAACGGATGATGTTGCTGTAACCATGGATGCGGTTCATTACTGCGTGAAATCGCGTGGTGTGATGGATGCAACCAGTGAAACGACGACAACAGCACTGGGCGGTATTTTTAGATCAAACCCAGCAACGCGCCATGAGTTCTTACACGGCCTACGTTAA
- a CDS encoding LruC domain-containing protein, giving the protein MRITTLSLLICAPLVANAAPFDTCPSKAYLFQSTPVQVWGVNLVTGSTTLLEDDTGMNANINGVGFDFQDRYIYGYDTTNKRLVRLGQDFQAEVISASGLPTDHTFYVGDVYDHVYYLYRTGKGLFTVDLSPLDSDPNATVTVNKIAGSPATVRLTDFAFHPSDGSLYGIDNNSGGLFSFNPTTGAETYIGDTGETGTFGAGYFDVNGYYYVSRNQDGKIYRINLSPDNAANIAAGIVPAVEFVSNGPASGQNDGARCANAPVVDEDSNIDFGDAPDSYLTLLASNGPRHELDGITWLGTTPPDADLDGYVTPQSDETVGVDDEWANGGIGFVTALEAGLDSKVVIEASTTGYLSAWIDWNQDGSFDGANEQVFTDYQLDAGENDLFLNVDINALTGTTWARFRFSQQTNLSYFGGSTSGEVVDIQVDVLNDGATARYFPSASGYATLAYEDNWPYKADYDMNDAVIMYRITEILKDGKVVKSTIDGRLAAVGATYRNGFAVRLPNLAPSSVDSGNSYMKHNGVFTDLDMEDGRSEAIFVAAEDLTSKTDTSCTFYRTSNSCKDNEQFSFQIGISLSGDGISTDTWTDMPYDPFIFATPGYYHGENLPLHPGRSWEVHLPDQAPTEAFDTDNLFEAGLGVDDSNPSTGKYFKTAENHPWALIITSTDEWEWPLEYVDIVTAYPEFKQYAESGGDTNQTWYESPADNQCYVP; this is encoded by the coding sequence ATGAGAATTACAACGTTAAGTTTGCTAATATGTGCGCCATTGGTCGCCAACGCAGCGCCATTCGATACCTGCCCTAGTAAGGCATACCTCTTTCAATCCACCCCAGTGCAAGTTTGGGGGGTTAACCTCGTTACCGGCTCAACTACCCTGCTAGAAGACGATACAGGGATGAATGCCAATATCAATGGAGTCGGATTTGATTTCCAAGACCGTTATATCTATGGCTACGACACCACCAACAAACGATTAGTTCGCCTTGGACAGGATTTCCAAGCCGAAGTAATTAGCGCTAGCGGCTTACCAACCGACCATACTTTCTATGTAGGTGATGTCTACGACCATGTTTACTACCTCTATCGCACCGGTAAGGGCCTGTTCACTGTTGATCTATCCCCTCTCGATTCCGATCCTAATGCAACCGTTACGGTCAACAAAATCGCAGGCAGCCCAGCAACTGTCAGGTTGACTGATTTTGCCTTCCACCCAAGTGATGGCTCTTTATATGGTATCGACAATAACTCTGGTGGCTTGTTCAGCTTCAATCCTACAACGGGTGCAGAAACCTACATCGGTGATACTGGAGAAACCGGCACATTCGGTGCGGGTTATTTCGATGTAAATGGCTACTACTACGTATCTCGAAATCAAGACGGTAAGATCTACCGTATCAACTTATCACCAGACAACGCAGCCAACATCGCAGCTGGGATTGTTCCAGCCGTTGAGTTTGTATCAAATGGCCCGGCTTCTGGCCAAAATGATGGTGCTCGCTGTGCTAATGCCCCTGTTGTAGATGAAGATTCAAATATCGACTTCGGTGACGCGCCAGATAGCTACCTGACTCTTCTCGCAAGCAATGGTCCTCGACATGAACTTGATGGCATCACATGGTTAGGTACAACACCTCCAGATGCGGATTTGGATGGTTATGTCACACCTCAATCAGATGAAACCGTTGGAGTGGATGATGAATGGGCAAATGGTGGTATCGGTTTTGTTACCGCACTTGAAGCCGGACTCGATTCAAAAGTAGTGATTGAAGCTTCAACAACCGGTTACCTTTCAGCTTGGATAGACTGGAACCAAGATGGCAGCTTCGATGGTGCTAACGAACAAGTATTTACCGACTACCAACTGGATGCGGGTGAGAATGACCTGTTCCTAAATGTCGATATCAACGCACTAACAGGGACGACTTGGGCTCGCTTTAGATTCAGCCAACAAACCAACCTGAGCTACTTTGGTGGTTCTACATCTGGTGAGGTGGTCGATATTCAAGTCGATGTTCTTAATGACGGTGCCACAGCCCGTTACTTCCCAAGTGCTTCTGGTTACGCAACCTTGGCGTATGAAGACAACTGGCCTTATAAAGCCGACTACGATATGAATGATGCCGTGATTATGTATCGAATCACAGAAATCTTAAAAGACGGAAAAGTCGTGAAATCCACCATCGACGGTCGCCTAGCTGCTGTTGGTGCAACCTATAGAAATGGCTTCGCCGTTCGCTTACCAAACCTTGCACCAAGCTCGGTAGACAGTGGTAACTCTTACATGAAACACAATGGTGTCTTTACTGACTTAGATATGGAAGACGGACGCAGCGAGGCTATCTTTGTTGCCGCCGAGGATTTAACGTCAAAAACCGACACATCATGTACCTTCTATCGAACCAGTAACTCATGCAAAGACAACGAGCAGTTTTCTTTCCAAATAGGTATCAGCTTATCAGGCGATGGAATTAGTACTGATACATGGACAGATATGCCTTACGACCCGTTTATCTTTGCAACACCTGGCTACTATCACGGTGAAAATCTACCTCTGCACCCAGGACGCAGTTGGGAAGTTCACCTGCCAGACCAAGCACCAACGGAAGCCTTTGATACCGATAACCTCTTTGAAGCTGGGCTAGGTGTCGATGACAGTAATCCATCAACAGGTAAATATTTCAAAACGGCAGAGAACCACCCTTGGGCACTCATCATTACGTCAACCGATGAGTGGGAATGGCCGCTAGAGTACGTGGATATTGTTACCGCTTACCCTGAGTTCAAACAATACGCTGAGTCCGGTGGTGACACGAACCAAACATGGTATGAATCACCTGCAGACAACCAATGCTACGTGCCATAA
- the moeA gene encoding molybdopterin molybdotransferase MoeA → MSCCDAPGLMPIEEALDKLLSPIKPIQTTLSLPLAEALGYVLAEDILSPIFVPPFDNSAMDGYALRLADLENGKVLPLAGKSFAGQPFEGEWPTNTCIRIMTGAKIPEGCDAVIMQENTVETDAGIEIQQDDIKLNNNIRPTGDDIKQGDIVLSRGERLTPRDIPMIASLGVSHVTVLNKPKVAFFSTGDELKPLGQPLEDGQIYDSNRYGIKPLIEAFGCEAIDLGIIPDCPATLKETFEKAQQIADVVVTSGGVSVGEADYTKDILEELGQIGFWKLAIKPGKPFAFGELDDAWFCGLPGNPVSAMMTMYVLVQPMLAKLAGHTAWTAPESIPAITKSAFKKGPGRTDYQRGIYSIENGQFVVETTGNQSSGAFRSMSLANCFVVLERERGRVEVGETVQIQLFNSTLY, encoded by the coding sequence ATGAGCTGTTGCGACGCTCCCGGCTTAATGCCAATTGAAGAAGCACTAGATAAGCTGCTATCACCAATCAAACCAATCCAAACGACTCTGTCTCTGCCTCTTGCAGAAGCATTAGGTTATGTCCTTGCTGAAGATATTCTTTCCCCTATTTTCGTACCTCCTTTTGATAACTCAGCAATGGATGGTTATGCATTACGCTTAGCAGACCTAGAGAACGGTAAAGTACTGCCATTAGCAGGCAAATCTTTTGCAGGCCAACCGTTCGAAGGTGAATGGCCAACAAACACCTGTATTCGCATTATGACTGGCGCAAAAATCCCTGAAGGTTGTGACGCGGTCATCATGCAAGAAAATACGGTCGAAACTGACGCTGGTATTGAGATTCAACAAGACGACATCAAGCTGAACAATAATATTCGCCCTACTGGTGATGACATCAAACAAGGTGATATCGTTCTTAGCCGAGGTGAACGTTTAACACCTCGTGATATTCCGATGATTGCTTCACTGGGTGTAAGCCATGTGACAGTGCTAAACAAGCCTAAAGTCGCGTTCTTCTCTACTGGCGATGAGCTAAAGCCATTAGGTCAACCTCTTGAAGACGGTCAGATCTACGACAGTAACCGTTACGGCATTAAGCCGTTAATTGAAGCTTTTGGTTGTGAAGCTATTGATTTAGGCATCATCCCAGATTGCCCTGCAACGCTTAAAGAGACGTTCGAGAAAGCACAGCAAATAGCAGACGTGGTTGTGACTTCTGGTGGCGTAAGTGTTGGTGAAGCCGATTACACCAAAGATATTCTTGAGGAACTGGGGCAAATCGGTTTTTGGAAACTGGCAATCAAACCGGGTAAACCATTTGCATTCGGTGAATTGGATGATGCGTGGTTCTGTGGCCTACCGGGTAACCCAGTATCGGCGATGATGACCATGTACGTACTGGTTCAACCTATGCTGGCTAAGCTTGCGGGTCATACCGCGTGGACAGCGCCAGAATCTATTCCCGCTATCACCAAATCTGCATTCAAAAAAGGTCCAGGTCGTACTGATTACCAGCGTGGTATCTACTCGATTGAAAACGGTCAATTTGTTGTTGAAACAACTGGTAACCAAAGCTCAGGGGCTTTCCGATCGATGAGTTTGGCAAACTGCTTTGTGGTGCTAGAACGTGAACGTGGTCGCGTAGAAGTGGGCGAAACGGTTCAGATCCAACTGTTTAACTCGACGCTTTACTAA
- a CDS encoding YaeQ family protein: protein MALKPTIYKFRISLTDMNRDYYDSFNLTVAQHPSETEQRMMARIMAFCINASPELEFTKGLSSIEEPDLWQKSLDDQILDWIDVGEPDPERVKKATRLSKSVRVFSFNTKSNVWWEQNKGKFGYLKAQIVRLDNDGIEQLTAMTQRTMDLSVMLSGNSAFVNSDTQSAEVTWEELQSND from the coding sequence ATGGCTCTTAAACCGACAATCTACAAGTTTCGTATCTCTCTAACCGATATGAATCGCGACTATTACGACTCTTTTAATCTAACGGTTGCACAACACCCTTCTGAAACAGAACAGCGTATGATGGCTCGAATCATGGCTTTCTGTATCAATGCCTCTCCTGAACTTGAGTTCACTAAAGGGTTGTCTAGCATTGAAGAACCCGATTTATGGCAGAAGTCGTTAGATGACCAAATCCTAGACTGGATTGATGTCGGCGAACCTGATCCAGAGCGCGTGAAAAAAGCGACTCGCTTATCTAAGTCTGTGCGCGTATTCAGCTTCAACACCAAGTCGAACGTTTGGTGGGAACAAAACAAAGGCAAGTTCGGTTACCTGAAAGCTCAAATTGTCCGTCTGGATAACGATGGTATCGAGCAACTGACAGCAATGACACAACGTACAATGGACCTTTCAGTGATGCTGTCGGGTAACTCTGCTTTCGTTAACAGCGACACGCAATCTGCAGAAGTCACTTGGGAAGAGCTACAGAGCAATGACTGA
- the moeB gene encoding molybdopterin-synthase adenylyltransferase MoeB, which produces MEILSDAEMLRYNRQIILKQFDFEGQEALKQSSILVLGAGGLGCASAQYLATAGVGKLTLIDDDIVELSNLQRQVLHTDADIGKKKVVSAAESLQLLNPHLTIETVDLRLDNEDLAKLIEAHSLVLDASDNVETRNQLNRLCYASKTPLVSGAAIRMEGQISVFTYQDENAPCYQCLSALFGNAALSCVEAGVMAPVVGMVGAAQALEAIKVIAKFGQPKQGKLLILDAMSHSWREMNLMKMPNCSVCG; this is translated from the coding sequence ATGGAAATACTGTCTGACGCAGAGATGCTTCGTTATAACCGCCAAATCATCCTGAAACAATTTGATTTTGAAGGCCAAGAAGCGCTGAAACAGAGCTCAATCTTAGTATTAGGTGCTGGCGGCCTTGGCTGTGCTTCCGCCCAATACCTTGCGACTGCGGGTGTTGGTAAGCTCACGCTCATCGATGATGATATTGTCGAACTTTCTAATTTGCAGCGCCAAGTACTTCACACCGATGCGGATATTGGTAAAAAGAAGGTGGTATCTGCAGCTGAGTCGCTTCAGCTATTGAACCCTCACCTGACGATTGAAACTGTCGATCTCCGACTTGATAACGAGGATCTTGCGAAGTTGATTGAAGCACATTCGCTTGTTCTTGATGCCAGTGACAACGTGGAAACACGCAATCAACTCAATCGCTTATGCTATGCATCGAAAACACCACTTGTTTCTGGTGCTGCGATTCGCATGGAAGGTCAGATTAGTGTGTTCACTTATCAAGATGAAAACGCACCGTGTTACCAGTGCTTAAGTGCTCTGTTCGGCAACGCTGCTCTAAGTTGTGTGGAAGCGGGGGTTATGGCTCCGGTTGTCGGCATGGTTGGCGCCGCTCAGGCTTTAGAAGCGATTAAGGTGATTGCAAAATTCGGACAGCCAAAACAAGGTAAACTCTTGATTCTCGATGCCATGTCACACAGCTGGCGTGAGATGAATTTGATGAAGATGCCTAACTGTTCGGTGTGCGGATAG